A window from Drosophila subobscura isolate 14011-0131.10 chromosome O, UCBerk_Dsub_1.0, whole genome shotgun sequence encodes these proteins:
- the LOC117897840 gene encoding UDP-glucuronosyltransferase 2B1, giving the protein MFIRGGNMRILFVFIASILMALGGLPQQTESAKILATLSWPGRSQYIFVENYLKALAARGHQVTVINTFQNKAIPNMRFIEATKVQEYAQEMLSEMGGSNMWQEFNGFTRIMEKVVSFTLDDEAVQHLLNSGETFDVVLAEMIETPPLYGLAQHFNATLVGFSSYGTDFRIDRIMGNISPVSYNPMIIAPRTDRMSFSERLTNHYEYLLEQVHRELVHLPAMERQYKKYFPRAQKTMDEVLDSFALVLLGQHFSVSYPRPYMPNMIEVGGLHIAHKPQPLPEDIKEFIEGAQHGVIYFSMGSNVKSKDLPQETRDTLLKTFGKLKQRVLWKFEDDQLPGKPANVLIKKWYPQPDILAHSNVKIFITHGGLLSTIESLYFGKPVLGLPVLYDQHMNVERARRIGFGLGLDLHQLKQEELEAAIHKLLSEPSYAKASSQISERYRDQPQPSLERAIWWTEYIIRHQGAPHLRAASRDLNYIQLHSLDTLFVLVGVPLLIVGLLLKLSCGLLRGSKPKSCPFADKQKKQ; this is encoded by the coding sequence ATGTTCATACGCGGCGGCAACAtgagaattttgtttgtttttattgcctcAATATTGATGGCTTTGGGCGGTCTGCCGCAGCAGACGGAGAGTGCCAAAATTTTGGCCACACTCTCCTGGCCAGGGCGCTCGCAGTACATCTTTGTGGAGAACTATCTGAAGGCATTGGCGGCTCGGGGTCACCAGGTTACAGTGATTAACACATTCCAGAATAAAGCCATACCGAATATGCGCTTCATTGAGGCAACCAAAGTGCAGGAATATGCCCAGGAAATGCTCAGCGAAATGGGGGGCTCCAATATGTGGCAGGAGTTCAATGGATTCACTAGGATCATGGAGAAAGTCGTCAGCTTTACACTGGATGATGAGGCTGTGCAGCACCTACTCAATTCGGGAGAAACCTTCGATGTGGTGCTGGCAGAAATGATTGAGACCCCACCGTTGTATGGCCTGGCGCAGCATTTCAATGCCACCTTGGTGGGTTTTTCCAGCTACGGCACAGACTTTCGGATCGATAGAATCATGGGTAATATCTCGCCAGTGTCGTATAATCCAATGATTATTGCACCACGCACGGATCGCATGTCCTTCAGCGAGCGTCTCACGAATCATTATGAATATTTGCTGGAACAAGTGCACCGCGAATTGGTGCATCTCCCAGCCATGGAACGACAGTATAAGAAATATTTCCCAAGGGCACAGAAAACAATGGATGAGGTCTTGGACTCGTTTGCGTTGGTGTTGCTGGGACAGCATTTCTCAGTGTCATATCCACGTCCCTATATGCCCAACATGATTGAGGTTGGAGGACTGCATATAGCAcacaagccacagccactgcccgAGGACATCAAGGAGTTTATTGAGGGAGCGCAGCATGGAGTGATTTATTTCTCCATGGGTTCGAATGTGAAGAGCAAGGATCTGCCCCAGGAGACACGCGATACGCTGCTGAAGACTTTCGGCAAACTCAAACAGCGAGTGCTGTGGAAATTCGAGGATGATCAACTGCCGGGAAAGCCCGCGAATGTGCTGATCAAAAAGTGGTACCCACAGCCGGATATCCTTGCGCACTCCAATGTGAAGATATTCATCACCCATGGGGGTCTGCTCAGCACCATCGAGAGCCTGTATTTCGGGAAGCCCGTACTCGGTCTGCCCGTGCTCTACGACCAGCATATGAATGTGGAACGCGCGAGAcgcattggctttggcttggggcTGGATCTGCACCAACTAAAGCAGGAGGAACTCGAGGCAGCCATTCACAAACTGCTCTCTGAGCCCAGCTATGCCAAGGCATCGTCGCAGATCTCGGAGCGGTATCGCGATCAGCCGCAGCCATCGCTGGAGCGGGCCATTTGGTGGACAGAATACATCATCCGCCATCAGGGTGCACCGCATTTGCGTGCGGCATCGCGCGATCTCAACTACATTCAGCTGCACAGCTTGGACACGCTTTTCGTGCTGGTGGGCGTTCCGCTGCTGATTGTCGGATTGCTGCTCAAACTATCTTGTGGATTGCTGCGGGGCAGTAAACCCAAAAGCTGTCCGTTTGCTgataagcaaaagaaacagtAG
- the LOC117897841 gene encoding UDP-glucuronosyltransferase 2B1-like yields the protein MFIRGGNMRILFVFIASILMALGGLPQQTESAKILATLSMPGRSQYIFVENYLKALAARGHQVTVINPFKNNKATPNMRFIEATKVQEYAQEMLTEMDGSNMWQEFNGYTRLMEKINSCTLDDEAVQQLLKSGETFDVVLAEMIEAPPLYGLAQHFNATLVGFSSYGTDFRIDRIMGNISPVSYNPMIIAPRTDRMSFSERLTNHYEYLLEQVHRELVHLPAMERQYKKYFPRAQKTMDEVLDSFALVLLGQHFSVSYPRPYMPNMIEVGGLHIAHKPQPLPEDIKEFIEGAQHGVIYFSMGSNVKSKDLPQETRDTLLRTFGKLKQRVLWKFEDDQLPGKPANVLIKKWYPQPDILAHSNVKIFITHGGLLSTIESLYFGKPVLGLPVLYDQHNVERARRIGFGLGLDLHQLKQEELEAAIHKLLSEPSYAKASSQISERYRDQPQPSLERAIWWTEYIIRHQGAPHLRAASRDLNYIQLHSLDTLFVLVGVPLLIVGLLLKLSCRLLRGSKPKSCPFADKQKKQ from the coding sequence ATGTTCATACGCGGCGGCAACAtgagaattttgtttgtttttattgcctcAATTTTGATGGCTTTGGGCGGTCTGCCGCAGCAGACGGAGAGTGCCAAAATCTTGGCTACACTCTCAATGCCAGGGCGCTCGCAGTACATCTTTGTGGAGAACTATCTGAAGGCACTGGCGGCACGAGGTCACCAGGTTACAGTGATCAACCCGTTCAAGAACAACAAGGCCACACCGAACATGCGCTTCATTGAGGCAACCAAAGTGCAGGAGTATGCCCAGGAAATGCTTACCGAAATGGACGGCTCCAATATGTGGCAGGAGTTCAATGGATACACGAGGCTCATGGAAAAAATCAACAGCTGTACACTAGACGATGAAgcggtgcagcagctgctgaaatCCGGAGAAACCTTCGACGTGGTGCTGGCAGAAATGATTGAAGCACCTCCGCTGTATGGCCTGGCGCAGCATTTCAATGCCACCTTGGTGGGTTTCTCCAGCTACGGCACAGACTTTCGGATCGATAGAATCATGGGTAATATCTCGCCAGTGTCGTATAATCCCATGATTATTGCACCACGCACGGATCGCATGTCCTTCAGCGAGCGTCTCACGAATCATTATGAATATTTGCTGGAACAAGTGCACCGCGAATTGGTGCATCTCCCAGCCATGGAACGACAGTATAAGAAATATTTCCCAAGGGCACAGAAAACAATGGATGAGGTCTTGGACTCGTTTGCGTTGGTGCTGCTGGGACAGCATTTCTCAGTGTCATATCCACGTCCCTATATGCCCAACATGATTGAGGTTGGAGGACTGCATATAGCAcacaagccacagccactgcccgAGGACATCAAGGAGTTTATTGAGGGAGCGCAGCATGGAGTGATTTATTTCTCCATGGGTTCGAATGTGAAGAGCAAGGATCTGCCCCAGGAGACACGCGATACGCTGCTGAGGACTTTCGGCAAACTCAAACAGCGAGTGCTGTGGAAATTCGAGGATGATCAACTGCCTGGAAAGCCCGCGAATGTGCTGATCAAAAAGTGGTACCCACAGCCGGACATCCTTGCGCACTCCAATGTGAAGATATTCATCACCCATGGGGGTCTGCTCAGCACCATCGAGAGCCTATATTTCGGGAAGCCCGTACTCGGTCTGCCCGTGCTCTACGACCAGCATAATGTGGAACGCGCGAGAcgcattggctttggcttggggcTGGATCTGCACCAACTAAAGCAGGAGGAACTCGAGGCAGCCATTCACAAACTGCTCTCTGAGCCCAGCTATGCCAAGGCCTCGTCGCAGATCTCGGAGCGGTATCGCGATCAGCCGCAGCCATCGCTGGAGCGGGCCATTTGGTGGACAGAATACATCATCCGCCATCAGGGTGCACCGCATTTGCGTGCGGCATCGCGCGATCTCAACTACATTCAGCTGCACAGCTTGGACACGCTTTTCGTGCTGGTGGGCGTTCCGCTGCTGATTGTCGGATTGCTGCTCAAACTATCTTGTAGATTGTTGCGGGGCAGTAAACCCAAAAGCTGTCCGTTTGCTgataagcaaaagaaacagtAG